Proteins co-encoded in one Flavobacterium fluviale genomic window:
- the mobC gene encoding conjugal transfer protein MobC produces MQTGENEQALRKILDMTRLMAIVLLGLHFYYYGYAIFKEWNLAFTFSDKLLGNVFHTGLFDSFHTSKLLSLIFLFISLLGAKGRKNEKLTFRGAVYYLALGLLLYFSSYFILIAFTDFVWYIIITSAGFLLILSGGTLLSRLIQRKLNSKDIFNKENETFPQEERLLENEYSINLPAQYYLKNKLRKSWINIINPFRSILVAGTPGSGKSYFVIRHIITQHIRKKFSMFVYDFKFDDLTIIAWNTWKKFKHLYDIEPKFYIINFDDLSRSHRCNPLDPKSMNDITDAAESARTILLGLNREWIKKQGDFFVESPINFLSAVIWYLRRYNDGEFCTLPHVIELMQADYDSLFTLLRTEKEIEVLINPFVSAYLNDVMEQLEGQIASAKISMARLSSAQLYYVLSGNDFTLDINNPLEPKIVCMGNNPQKVQTYGAVLSLFVSRLIKQVNQKGKLKSSLVFDEFPTIYLNNMDSLIATARSNKVSTCLGIQDFSQLRKDYGREQADVILNITGNIISGQVTGDTAKQLSERFGKIMQDRESLSINSSDTSISRSKQLESAVPASTISTLSSGEFVGIVADDPDCRIDLKAFHCDIINDHEALKKEQDSFEDITPVRTINRTMVERNYLQVKQDISELIDSELQRMFHNPSLVHLIIKKQKTQT; encoded by the coding sequence ATGCAGACGGGAGAGAATGAACAGGCGCTGAGAAAGATTCTGGATATGACAAGACTTATGGCTATTGTGCTTTTAGGTCTGCACTTCTATTATTATGGATATGCCATTTTTAAAGAATGGAACCTTGCATTTACCTTCAGCGACAAACTGCTGGGAAATGTGTTTCATACTGGATTATTTGACAGCTTTCATACCTCAAAACTGCTTTCCCTTATTTTTCTCTTCATCTCGCTTTTAGGTGCAAAGGGCAGAAAAAATGAAAAGCTGACCTTTAGAGGCGCAGTTTACTATCTTGCTTTAGGCTTGCTGTTATACTTTAGCAGTTACTTCATATTAATTGCATTTACTGATTTTGTCTGGTATATCATTATCACTTCAGCAGGATTTCTCCTGATCTTATCAGGCGGCACGCTCCTATCACGTCTGATACAGAGAAAGCTCAATTCCAAAGATATTTTTAATAAGGAGAATGAGACTTTCCCGCAGGAAGAACGGCTGCTGGAAAATGAATACTCCATCAATCTTCCTGCCCAATATTATCTGAAGAACAAGCTTCGCAAAAGCTGGATTAATATAATAAACCCTTTTAGAAGCATACTGGTTGCGGGTACGCCCGGTTCTGGCAAATCCTACTTTGTAATCCGCCATATCATCACCCAGCATATCAGGAAAAAGTTCAGTATGTTCGTGTATGATTTTAAGTTTGATGACCTAACCATTATTGCATGGAATACCTGGAAGAAATTCAAACATCTTTATGATATTGAGCCAAAATTCTACATTATTAATTTTGATGATCTGAGCCGCTCGCACCGCTGCAATCCCCTTGATCCGAAATCTATGAACGATATCACCGATGCCGCCGAATCAGCACGTACCATTCTATTGGGGCTGAACAGGGAATGGATCAAAAAGCAGGGTGATTTTTTTGTGGAATCTCCCATTAATTTCCTTAGTGCTGTTATCTGGTACCTGCGAAGATATAATGATGGTGAATTCTGTACACTCCCGCATGTAATTGAACTCATGCAGGCGGATTATGACAGCCTTTTTACCCTGCTGCGTACTGAAAAGGAAATTGAAGTGCTCATCAATCCATTTGTCAGCGCCTATCTCAATGATGTGATGGAGCAGCTTGAAGGACAAATAGCTTCTGCAAAGATTTCAATGGCAAGGCTCTCCTCCGCCCAGTTGTATTATGTGCTATCTGGAAATGATTTCACATTGGATATCAATAATCCTTTGGAACCCAAAATAGTATGCATGGGAAACAATCCACAGAAAGTACAGACCTATGGAGCAGTTCTTTCTTTGTTTGTCAGCAGGCTTATCAAACAGGTTAACCAGAAAGGAAAATTGAAAAGCAGTTTGGTTTTCGACGAATTCCCGACTATTTACCTCAATAATATGGACAGTCTTATTGCCACCGCCAGGAGCAATAAAGTAAGCACTTGCCTGGGCATTCAGGACTTCAGCCAGCTGCGTAAGGATTACGGGCGAGAGCAGGCAGATGTAATACTGAACATTACAGGAAATATCATAAGCGGACAGGTCACTGGTGATACTGCAAAACAGCTGTCGGAGCGATTTGGCAAAATAATGCAGGATCGTGAAAGCCTTTCCATCAACAGCTCTGATACTTCCATCAGCAGGTCCAAACAGCTGGAATCCGCAGTTCCCGCTTCTACCATTTCCACATTAAGCTCTGGAGAATTTGTGGGCATTGTTGCAGATGATCCGGACTGCAGGATAGATCTCAAAGCGTTTCATTGCGATATCATAAATGACCATGAAGCGCTTAAAAAAGAACAGGATTCTTTTGAAGATATCACTCCTGTAAGAACCATCAACAGGACAATGGTAGAGCGTAATTACCTTCAGGTAAAACAGGACATCTCAGAACTTATAGATTCAGAACTTCAGCGTATGTTTCATAATCCCTCTCTAGTCCACCTGATAATAAAAAAACAAAAAACTCAGACATGA
- a CDS encoding competence protein CoiA family protein: protein MDEILYTIAKDSEGNFFTALSASKGKIYYCVNCDNILILKKSGRVGPRTKRPHFAHKSLTRNCQPETALHYGFKTLAAEKLNQFLQAGAEFNFYWTCEYCSEVHKGNYIKKLKSVRIEYDLKYCRPDIALLDENDDIFAAVEIVVSHKPNDQALNYYIQNKIILIQINLTSDDDIYKIEQKLSEPHLVKFCLNPKCSVCDNFQQKYIMSIINGKCWKCYNQVKVALMKDGADKFLFGPEKFTPREIAFAKERGVNIDEYISGLTGEQYNANLCRQCRTFIRRFSKLRNYFNYASEENLPIQDFLIRYNCRCCAEKKISEDDDWAQNLKW, encoded by the coding sequence ATGGATGAGATTTTATATACAATTGCAAAAGACTCAGAAGGAAACTTTTTCACAGCATTATCCGCATCAAAGGGGAAAATATACTATTGTGTGAACTGCGATAATATTTTAATCCTCAAAAAAAGCGGCAGAGTTGGACCGCGCACAAAACGCCCCCATTTTGCGCATAAATCTCTAACTCGCAATTGCCAGCCCGAAACAGCCCTGCACTACGGATTTAAAACCTTAGCGGCAGAAAAATTAAACCAATTTTTGCAGGCTGGTGCCGAATTTAATTTTTATTGGACTTGTGAATATTGCTCAGAAGTGCATAAAGGAAATTACATTAAGAAACTAAAATCGGTAAGGATTGAATATGATTTAAAATATTGCAGGCCCGACATTGCCCTCTTGGATGAAAACGATGATATTTTTGCAGCTGTCGAGATTGTTGTATCGCATAAGCCAAATGATCAGGCATTAAACTATTATATCCAAAACAAAATAATTTTGATTCAAATCAATCTTACATCCGATGATGACATCTACAAGATTGAGCAAAAGCTGTCTGAACCCCATCTGGTAAAATTCTGTCTGAATCCAAAATGCAGCGTATGCGATAATTTTCAGCAGAAATATATTATGTCTATCATCAACGGAAAATGCTGGAAATGCTATAACCAAGTCAAAGTTGCCCTGATGAAGGATGGAGCGGATAAATTCCTATTTGGCCCGGAGAAATTCACCCCCAGGGAAATTGCATTCGCCAAAGAAAGGGGTGTAAACATAGATGAATATATCAGCGGTCTTACTGGTGAACAGTATAATGCTAATCTGTGCAGACAATGCCGGACATTTATTAGACGCTTTTCAAAACTGCGGAATTATTTCAATTATGCCTCCGAGGAGAATCTTCCCATACAAGATTTCCTGATTCGGTACAATTGCAGATGCTGCGCCGAAAAGAAAATATCCGAAGATGATGACTGGGCGCAGAACCTGAAATGGTAA